In one Brienomyrus brachyistius isolate T26 chromosome 5, BBRACH_0.4, whole genome shotgun sequence genomic region, the following are encoded:
- the LOC125742238 gene encoding sulfotransferase 1C1-like isoform X4 translates to MEELTYEESIRRASKMICRFPLRSVRGIPLMEPIAQNWESIWSFCPDPSDLLISTYPKAGTTWTQEIVDLLLHNGDAEACRRAIVAVRIPFLEITSPPPIPSGLDLLNTMNPPRVIKTHLPIQLVPEGFWKNKCKVIYVARNAKDNMVSYYHFDRMNHTQPDPGPWDGYIHKFMKGKLAWGSWYDHVKGYWEEREKRNILYLFYEDMKENPRREVERIMKYLDLSLSDDVIGSIVELTSFKAMKDNPMTNYTFLPEEIFDHSVSPFMRKGEVGDWANHFSSEQLQLFEEDYERQMKGTNIPFRINI, encoded by the exons ATGGAGGAGCTGACATACGAGGAGTCCATCAGGAGAGCCAGCAAAATGATCTGCCGCTTCCCCCTGAGGAGCGTCAGGGGCATCCCATTAATGGAGCCCATTGCTCAGAATTGGGAATCAATCTGGTCCTTCTGTCCTGACCCCTCTGATCTTCTCATCTCTACATACCCCAAAGCAG GAACGACATGGACTCAGGAGATAGTGGACCTGTTGCTGCATAATGGAGATGCTGAAGCTTGCAGAAGAGCAATTGTGGCTGTGCGGATACCCTTCCTTGAGAtcacctccccacccccaatcCCCTCTG GTCTGGATCTCCTCAATACAATGAATCCCCCTAGAGTAATCAAGACCCATCTGCCAATCCAGCTGGTACCTGAAGGATTTTGGAAAAACAAATGTAAG GTGATTTATGTGGCTCGAAATGCTAAAGATAACATGGTGAGCTACTACCACTTTGACAGGATGAACCATACCCAGCCTGATCCAGGTCCCTGGGACGGCTACATCCACAAGTTTATGAAGGGAAAGT TGGCCTGGGGCTCCTGGTATGACCACGTGAAGGGTTACTGGGAAGAGAGAGAAAAGAGGAACATTTTATATCTGTTTTACGAAGACATGAAGGAG AATCCTCGCCGTGAGGTGGAACGCATCATGAAGTACTTGGATCTGTCGCTTTCTGATGATGTCATAGGGAGCATTGTGGAGCTCACATCATTCAAGGCCATGAAGGACAACCCAATGACTAACTATACTTTTCTACCCGAGGAGATCTTTGACCACTCTGTCTCTCCATTTATGAGGAAAG GTGAAGTGGGTGACTGGGCCAATCATTTCTCCTCAGAGCAGCTGCAGTTATTTGAAGAAGATTACGAAAGACAAATGAAAGGCACAAACATTCCTTTCAGGATAAACATTTAG
- the LOC125742238 gene encoding sulfotransferase 1C1-like isoform X2, which translates to MEELTYEESIRRASKMICRFPLRSVRGIPLMEPIAQNWESIWSFCPDPSDLLISTYPKAGTTWTQEIVDLLLHNGDAEACRRAIVAVRIPFLEITSPPPIPSGLDLLNTMNPPRVIKTHLPIQLVPEGFWKNKCKVIYVARNAKDNMVSYYHFDRMNHTQPDPGPWDGYIHKFMKGKLAWGSWYDHVKGYWEEREKRNILYLFYEDMKENPRREVERIMKYLDLSLSDDVIGSIVELTSFKAMKDNPMTNYTFLPEEIFDHSVSPFMRKGEVGDWANHFSPDQLQLFEEDYERQMKSTNIPFKTKTKVDF; encoded by the exons ATGGAGGAGCTGACATACGAGGAGTCCATCAGGAGAGCCAGCAAAATGATCTGCCGCTTCCCCCTGAGGAGCGTCAGGGGCATCCCATTAATGGAGCCCATTGCTCAGAATTGGGAATCAATCTGGTCCTTCTGTCCTGACCCCTCTGATCTTCTCATCTCTACATACCCCAAAGCAG GAACGACATGGACTCAGGAGATAGTGGACCTGTTGCTGCATAATGGAGATGCTGAAGCTTGCAGAAGAGCAATTGTGGCTGTGCGGATACCCTTCCTTGAGAtcacctccccacccccaatcCCCTCTG GTCTGGATCTCCTCAATACAATGAATCCCCCTAGAGTAATCAAGACCCATCTGCCAATCCAGCTGGTACCTGAAGGATTTTGGAAAAACAAATGTAAG GTGATTTATGTGGCTCGAAATGCTAAAGATAACATGGTGAGCTACTACCACTTTGACAGGATGAACCATACCCAGCCTGATCCAGGTCCCTGGGACGGCTACATCCACAAGTTTATGAAGGGAAAGT TGGCCTGGGGCTCCTGGTATGACCACGTGAAGGGTTACTGGGAAGAGAGAGAAAAGAGGAACATTTTATATCTGTTTTACGAAGACATGAAGGAG AATCCTCGCCGTGAGGTGGAACGCATCATGAAGTACTTGGATCTGTCGCTTTCTGATGATGTCATAGGGAGCATTGTGGAGCTCACATCATTCAAGGCCATGAAGGACAACCCAATGACTAACTATACTTTTCTACCCGAGGAGATCTTTGACCACTCTGTCTCTCCATTTATGAGGAAAG GTGAAGTGGGTGACTGGGCCAATCATTTCTCCCCAGACCAGCTGCAGTTATTTGAAGAAGATTATGAAAGACAAATGAAAAGCACAAACATTCCTTTTAAGACCAAAACCAAAGTGGACTTCTAA
- the LOC125742238 gene encoding sulfotransferase 1C1-like isoform X1, producing MTRRKKKQNVMEGQMYEESMKIAKDAFRRFPLKNVGGVPLMEAIVQNWESVCTFCPDPSDLLMAAYPKAGITWTQEIVDLLLHDGDAMACRRAPTILRHPFLEIFSPPPIPSGLDLLNKMDPPRVIKTHLPIQLVPEGFWKNKCKVIYVARNAKDNLVSYYYFDRMNLTHPDPGPWDGYIHKFMKGELAWGSWYDHVKGYWEERQKRNILYLFYEDMKENPRREVERIMKYLDLSLSDDVIKRVVELTSFKVMKDNPMANYTFITKPIFDHSISPFMRKGEVGDWANHFSPDQLQLFEEDYERQMKSTNIPFKTKTKVDF from the exons ATGACCAGACGAAAGAAGAAACAAAACG TGATGGAGGGACAGATGTATGAAGAGTCCATGAAAATCGCTAAAGATGCTTTCCGTCGCTTCCCTCTGAAGAATGTCGGGGGAGTTCCGCTAATGGAAGCCATTGTCCAAAATTGGGAATCAGTCTGCACCTTTTGCCCTGATCCCTCAGATCTTCTCATGGCTGCTTATCCCAAAGCTG GAATTACATGGACCCAGGAGATTGTGGACCTGTTGCTGCACGACGGAGATGCGATGGCGTGCCGGCGAGCCCCCACCATCCTGCGGCACCCCTTTCTTGAGATCTTCTCCCCACCCCCAATTCCCTCTG GTCTGGACCTCCTCAATAAAATGGATCCCCCTAGAGTAATCAAGACCCATCTCCCAATCCAACTGGTACCGGAAGGATTTTGGAAAAACAAATGCAAG GTGATTTATGTGGCCCGAAACGCTAAAGATAACCTGGTGAGCTACTACTACTTTGACAGGATGAACCTCACTCACCCTGACCCAGGTCCCTGGGACGGCTACATCCACAAGTTTATGAAAGGAGAGT TGGCCTGGGGCTCCTGGTATGATCATGTGAAGGGTTACTGGGAAGAGAGACAGAAGAGGAATATACTCTATTTATTTTATGAAGACATGAAAGAG AATCCTCGCCGTGAGGTGGAACGCATCATGAAGTACTTGGATCTGTCGCTTTCTGATGATGTCATAAAGCGTGTTGTGGAGCTCACGTCATTCAAGGTTATGAAGGACAACCCAATGGCTAACTATACTTTTATCACCAAGCCAATCTTTGACCACTCCATCTCTCCATTTATGAGGAAAG GTGAAGTGGGTGACTGGGCCAATCATTTCTCCCCAGACCAGCTGCAGTTATTTGAAGAAGATTATGAAAGACAAATGAAAAGCACAAACATTCCTTTTAAGACCAAAACCAAAGTGGACTTCTAA
- the LOC125742238 gene encoding sulfotransferase 1C1-like isoform X3, whose protein sequence is MEELTYEESIRRASKMICRFPLRSVRGIPLMEPIAQNWESIWSFCPDPSDLLISTYPKAGTTWTQEIVDLLLHNGDAEACRRAIVAVRIPFLEITSPPPIPSGLDLLNTMNPPRVIKTHLPIQLVPEGFWKNKCKVIYVARNAKDNMVSYYHFDRMNHTQPDPGPWDGYIHKFMKGKLAWGSWYDHVKGYWEEREKRNILYLFYEDMKENPRREVERIMKYLDLSLSDDVIKRVVELTSFKVMKDNPMANYTFITKPIFDHSISPFMRKGEVGDWANHFSPDQLQLFEEDYERQMKSTNIPFKTKTKVDF, encoded by the exons ATGGAGGAGCTGACATACGAGGAGTCCATCAGGAGAGCCAGCAAAATGATCTGCCGCTTCCCCCTGAGGAGCGTCAGGGGCATCCCATTAATGGAGCCCATTGCTCAGAATTGGGAATCAATCTGGTCCTTCTGTCCTGACCCCTCTGATCTTCTCATCTCTACATACCCCAAAGCAG GAACGACATGGACTCAGGAGATAGTGGACCTGTTGCTGCATAATGGAGATGCTGAAGCTTGCAGAAGAGCAATTGTGGCTGTGCGGATACCCTTCCTTGAGAtcacctccccacccccaatcCCCTCTG GTCTGGATCTCCTCAATACAATGAATCCCCCTAGAGTAATCAAGACCCATCTGCCAATCCAGCTGGTACCTGAAGGATTTTGGAAAAACAAATGTAAG GTGATTTATGTGGCTCGAAATGCTAAAGATAACATGGTGAGCTACTACCACTTTGACAGGATGAACCATACCCAGCCTGATCCAGGTCCCTGGGACGGCTACATCCACAAGTTTATGAAGGGAAAGT TGGCCTGGGGCTCCTGGTATGACCACGTGAAGGGTTACTGGGAAGAGAGAGAAAAGAGGAACATTTTATATCTGTTTTACGAAGACATGAAGGAG AATCCTCGCCGTGAGGTGGAACGCATCATGAAGTACTTGGATCTGTCGCTTTCTGATGATGTCATAAAGCGTGTTGTGGAGCTCACGTCATTCAAGGTTATGAAGGACAACCCAATGGCTAACTATACTTTTATCACCAAGCCAATCTTTGACCACTCCATCTCTCCATTTATGAGGAAAG GTGAAGTGGGTGACTGGGCCAATCATTTCTCCCCAGACCAGCTGCAGTTATTTGAAGAAGATTATGAAAGACAAATGAAAAGCACAAACATTCCTTTTAAGACCAAAACCAAAGTGGACTTCTAA